A single Curtobacterium sp. MCSS17_015 DNA region contains:
- a CDS encoding demethylmenaquinone methyltransferase: MSRADMQKRPDEVAAMFDDVAAKYDLTNDILSAGNAPLWRVATVKAVDPQPGERVLDLAAGTGTSSAALAKKGAEVTALDLSSGMIAVGRERHPEITFVEGDAEHLPFEDESFDAVTISFGLRNVNDPMQALTEMLRVLKPGGRLVICEFSTPPFAALRFGYNTYLRRVLPGIAKLSSSNPAAYRYLAESIEAWPDQQVLSQWLRGVGFTMVAHRNLTAGIVALHRGRKPVAGSVRESAARRAKARRDHQPTGEQPRVEPEGQA, translated from the coding sequence GTGAGCAGAGCGGACATGCAGAAGCGGCCGGACGAAGTGGCGGCCATGTTCGACGACGTCGCGGCGAAGTACGACCTGACCAACGACATCCTGTCGGCCGGCAACGCTCCGCTGTGGCGCGTCGCGACGGTCAAGGCCGTCGACCCGCAGCCGGGTGAGCGCGTGCTCGACCTCGCCGCCGGGACGGGCACGAGCTCGGCGGCCCTCGCCAAGAAGGGTGCCGAGGTCACCGCCCTCGACCTGTCGTCGGGCATGATCGCGGTCGGTCGTGAGCGCCACCCCGAGATCACCTTCGTCGAGGGCGATGCAGAGCACCTGCCGTTCGAGGACGAGTCCTTCGACGCGGTGACCATCTCGTTCGGCCTGCGCAACGTCAACGACCCGATGCAGGCACTCACCGAGATGCTCCGGGTCCTCAAGCCCGGCGGGCGACTCGTCATCTGCGAGTTCTCGACGCCGCCGTTCGCCGCACTCCGCTTCGGCTACAACACCTACCTCAGGCGCGTCCTGCCGGGCATCGCGAAGCTCTCGAGCAGCAACCCGGCCGCGTACCGCTACCTGGCCGAGTCGATCGAGGCGTGGCCCGACCAGCAGGTCCTCAGCCAGTGGCTCCGCGGGGTCGGCTTCACGATGGTCGCCCACCGCAACCTGACCGCCGGCATCGTCGCGCTGCACCGTGGACGCAAGCCGGTCGCGGGCAGCGTCCGCGAGTCCGCCGCCCGCCGTGCCAAGGCCCGCCGCGACCACCAGCCGACGGGTGAGCAGCCCCGCGTCGAGCCCGAGGGCCAGGCCTAG
- a CDS encoding FAD-dependent oxidoreductase, with translation MPTLRLAIVGAGPAGIYAADILLREARGFDVSIDLFEQLPAPYGLVRYGVAPDHPRIKGIVNALRDVLDRGDIRIFGNVRFGQDITLDDLKRHYNAVVFSTGAIKDADLDIPGIDLDGSYGAADFVSWFDGHPDVPRTWPLTAESVAVIGNGNVALDVSRILAKHAEDLLPTEIPANVYEGLRSSPVTDVHVFGRRGPAQVKFTPLELRELGELRDVDMVVYDEDFDHDEASKLAIQTNKQVTVIDRVLQQWRKREVGTASRRLHLHFYAKPLELLGDEDGRVRAIRYERTRPDGQGGVEGTGEVRELPIQALYRAVGYVGSPLPGVPFDERYGVIPNHEGQVLDADATPIPGVYATGWIKRGPVGLIGHTKSDAMETVQHIVTDQGSWWSPEDPSEEAVPALLRQRGVDFTDLDGWHALDEHEIALGEAEGRARVKVVPRDEMIDVSLRRSRAGSQG, from the coding sequence GTGCCCACCCTCCGACTCGCCATCGTCGGCGCCGGTCCGGCCGGCATCTACGCCGCGGACATCCTCCTTCGCGAGGCACGCGGCTTCGACGTCTCGATCGACCTCTTCGAGCAGCTCCCGGCCCCGTACGGCCTGGTCCGGTACGGCGTCGCGCCCGACCACCCACGCATCAAGGGCATCGTCAACGCGCTCCGGGACGTCCTCGACCGAGGTGACATCCGGATCTTCGGCAACGTCCGGTTCGGGCAGGACATCACCCTCGACGACCTGAAGCGGCACTACAACGCGGTGGTCTTCTCGACCGGCGCGATCAAGGACGCCGACCTCGACATCCCCGGCATCGACCTCGACGGCTCGTACGGTGCCGCCGACTTCGTCAGCTGGTTCGACGGTCACCCCGACGTCCCGCGCACCTGGCCGCTCACCGCCGAGAGCGTCGCGGTGATCGGCAACGGGAACGTGGCGCTCGACGTCTCGCGCATCCTCGCCAAGCACGCCGAGGACCTGCTGCCCACCGAGATCCCGGCGAACGTGTACGAGGGCCTGCGGTCCTCGCCCGTCACGGACGTGCACGTGTTCGGCCGCCGTGGTCCGGCGCAGGTGAAGTTCACGCCGTTGGAACTGCGCGAACTCGGCGAACTGCGCGACGTCGACATGGTCGTGTACGACGAGGACTTCGACCACGACGAGGCCTCGAAGCTCGCCATCCAGACGAACAAGCAGGTCACGGTCATCGACCGCGTCCTGCAGCAGTGGCGGAAGCGCGAGGTGGGCACGGCCAGCCGCCGCCTGCACCTGCACTTCTACGCCAAGCCCCTCGAACTCCTCGGTGACGAGGACGGCCGGGTCCGCGCCATCCGCTACGAGCGCACGCGTCCGGACGGCCAAGGCGGTGTCGAGGGCACGGGGGAGGTGCGCGAGCTGCCGATCCAGGCCCTGTACCGTGCCGTCGGGTACGTCGGGTCACCGCTGCCGGGCGTCCCGTTCGACGAGCGCTACGGCGTCATCCCGAACCACGAGGGCCAGGTGCTCGACGCCGACGCCACCCCGATCCCGGGCGTGTACGCCACCGGCTGGATCAAGCGCGGGCCGGTCGGCCTCATCGGCCACACCAAGTCCGACGCGATGGAGACCGTGCAGCACATCGTGACCGACCAGGGCAGCTGGTGGTCGCCGGAGGACCCGTCGGAGGAGGCCGTCCCGGCGCTCCTCCGCCAACGCGGCGTCGACTTCACCGACCTCGACGGCTGGCACGCGCTCGACGAGCACGAGATCGCGCTCGGTGAGGCCGAGGGCCGCGCTCGTGTCAAGGTCGTGCCGCGCGACGAGATGATCGACGTCTCGCTCCGTCGCAGCCGCGCCGGGTCGCAGGGCTGA
- a CDS encoding polyprenyl synthetase family protein: protein MNPSVPVARRAPSLRASLGIGERLFATPADRRFIAAVDDGLEHVEQGLEDAMRSADTLADTTSRYLLSAGGKRIRPTLTLLIAQLGDGVTDHVVKAAVSVEMTHLASLYHDDVMDEAPVRRGVPAAHVTYGNNIAILTGDLLFARASLITADLGPEGIRMQAETFQRLCMGQLHETTGPQPDDDPVQHYIQVLSDKTGSLIATAARAGVMFSGADRALLDAVGTFGEKVGVAFQLVDDVIDLAPAKDKTGKIAGNDLRAGVDTLPLLQLRRRATTDEGAAALLARIERDVRDAPDDAVHSDAYQSAVAELHDHDATLATRALAASWADEAVAALAPLPDGTVKRALTRFAETVVDRSR from the coding sequence TTGAACCCGAGTGTCCCGGTCGCACGACGCGCGCCGAGTCTCCGAGCCTCCCTGGGCATCGGCGAGCGGTTGTTCGCCACGCCCGCCGACCGCCGGTTCATCGCCGCGGTCGACGACGGCCTGGAGCACGTCGAACAGGGGCTCGAGGACGCCATGCGCTCCGCCGACACCCTGGCGGACACGACGAGTCGCTACCTGCTCTCGGCCGGCGGCAAGCGGATCCGCCCGACGCTGACGCTCCTCATCGCGCAGCTCGGCGACGGCGTCACCGACCACGTGGTGAAGGCCGCCGTCAGCGTGGAGATGACCCACCTGGCGTCGCTGTACCACGACGACGTCATGGACGAGGCTCCGGTCCGCCGAGGCGTCCCGGCGGCCCACGTCACCTACGGCAACAACATCGCCATCCTCACCGGCGACCTGCTGTTCGCCCGCGCCTCGCTCATCACGGCGGACCTCGGACCCGAGGGCATCCGGATGCAGGCCGAGACCTTCCAGCGCCTGTGCATGGGGCAGCTCCACGAGACGACGGGTCCGCAGCCCGACGACGACCCCGTCCAGCACTACATCCAGGTCCTCAGCGACAAGACCGGTTCCCTCATCGCCACCGCCGCCCGCGCCGGCGTGATGTTCTCGGGAGCGGACCGGGCGCTGCTCGACGCCGTCGGGACGTTCGGCGAGAAGGTCGGCGTGGCGTTCCAGCTCGTCGACGACGTCATCGACCTCGCCCCGGCGAAGGACAAGACCGGCAAGATCGCCGGCAACGACCTCCGCGCCGGCGTCGACACGCTGCCGCTGTTGCAGCTCCGCCGACGCGCCACGACGGACGAGGGTGCCGCGGCGCTGCTCGCCCGCATCGAGCGGGACGTGCGCGACGCCCCGGACGACGCCGTGCACTCGGACGCCTACCAGAGCGCCGTCGCCGAGCTCCACGACCACGACGCCACCCTCGCCACCAGGGCCCTCGCCGCGAGCTGGGCCGACGAAGCCGTGGCCGCGCTGGCGCCCCTGCCGGACGGCACCGTGAAACGAGCCCTCACCCGGTTCGCGGAGACGGTCGTCGACCGCAGCCGCTGA
- a CDS encoding chorismate-binding protein — protein sequence MTRPATAVRPLTVSTRILDDPGAVLRHTLAEHPLAFVRGGDGIVGIGEALRFEFSGPGRMRDASAVWREVVAAAVVDDPVRLRGSGLVAFGSFAFADDSAATSVLIVPRVVVGRRRGRAWITAIDTTSSPALLPFSSTSVPVPRVGPHVSVALRPGAVDEDAYAASVAAAVTAISAGRAQKVVLARDLVGTLPTGADRRAVLLDLAAAYPSCVTFAVDGLVGATPETLARTEGRTLTARVLAGSAARGADAESDRVAAETLAASTKDLQEHAFAISSLVASLRPIAADLRVDPEPFRLQLPNLWHLASDVEAVLPAGVTALDVADALHPTAAVAGTPTEVAVRLVAELEGVDRGRYAGPVGWLGASGDGEWMLALRSAQIEDDGTVRAWAGAGIVAGSDPEREVAETRLKFRPVTDALA from the coding sequence GTGACCCGACCCGCCACAGCGGTGCGACCGCTCACGGTCTCGACCCGGATCCTCGACGACCCGGGCGCCGTGCTCCGCCACACGCTCGCCGAACACCCGCTGGCCTTCGTCCGGGGCGGCGACGGCATCGTCGGCATCGGCGAAGCACTGCGGTTCGAGTTCTCCGGGCCCGGACGGATGCGCGACGCCTCCGCCGTCTGGCGCGAGGTCGTCGCCGCCGCGGTCGTCGACGACCCGGTCCGGCTGCGGGGCAGCGGACTGGTGGCGTTCGGGTCCTTCGCGTTCGCGGACGACTCCGCCGCGACGAGCGTGCTCATCGTGCCGCGGGTCGTCGTCGGACGTCGTCGTGGCCGCGCGTGGATCACCGCGATCGACACGACCTCGTCTCCGGCGCTCCTGCCGTTCTCGAGCACGTCGGTGCCGGTCCCCCGCGTCGGGCCGCACGTCTCCGTGGCTCTCCGCCCGGGCGCGGTGGACGAGGACGCCTACGCCGCCTCGGTCGCCGCCGCCGTGACCGCCATCAGCGCCGGTCGGGCGCAGAAGGTGGTCCTGGCACGCGACCTGGTCGGCACCCTCCCGACCGGCGCCGACCGACGGGCGGTGCTGCTCGACCTCGCCGCCGCCTACCCGTCCTGCGTCACCTTCGCGGTCGACGGTCTCGTCGGTGCCACCCCGGAGACGCTCGCCCGCACCGAGGGCAGGACACTGACCGCCCGGGTGCTCGCCGGCAGCGCTGCCCGCGGTGCCGACGCCGAGAGCGACCGGGTCGCCGCGGAGACGCTCGCCGCCAGCACGAAGGACCTGCAGGAGCACGCCTTCGCGATCTCGAGCCTCGTCGCCTCGCTCCGGCCGATCGCCGCCGACCTCCGCGTCGACCCGGAACCGTTCCGCCTGCAGCTGCCGAACCTGTGGCACCTCGCCAGCGACGTCGAGGCCGTCCTGCCCGCGGGCGTGACCGCGCTCGACGTCGCCGACGCGCTCCACCCGACCGCCGCCGTCGCCGGCACACCGACCGAGGTCGCCGTCCGCCTGGTCGCCGAGCTCGAGGGCGTGGACCGCGGTCGGTACGCCGGTCCGGTCGGCTGGCTCGGCGCCTCCGGGGACGGCGAGTGGATGCTCGCGCTCCGGAGCGCGCAGATCGAGGACGACGGGACCGTCCGCGCGTGGGCGGGAGCGGGGATCGTCGCCGGGTCCGACCCCGAGCGCGAGGTCGCGGAGACGCGGCTGAAGTTCCGGCCGGTGACGGACGCGCTGGCCTGA
- a CDS encoding heparan-alpha-glucosaminide N-acetyltransferase domain-containing protein translates to MTGTRPAPRTGVPGAPSSGRLVGVDVARALALLGMMAAHIGDVPDTVDWSDPTSWGAVVHGRSAALFAVLAGVSIGLVTGREAPPGPPTIGRLRARLALRAVVVVVVGLLLMTLGTPVYVVLPTYGALFLLALPVLRWRPWALLVLAAVCAVASAPVVIALLPAYAGAGMVGVQLGLVYPVVTFATHVLVGLAVARSWSGTRRQVRLLASAAVVAVVAYVVGNTVAPVPADTTGAFPGVPFVPAGAGVAPALAQVLLSPRDHSSSIVDVVGTAAVAVAVIALCSLVFDGRGPALARVAFPLAAVGSMPLTVYALHLVVIAAWPEVPHGASTWWAFTVGAVLFAMAWRRFLGRGPLERVTGAVASAVPLQSQREPGRA, encoded by the coding sequence ATGACCGGAACGCGCCCGGCACCCCGTACCGGGGTGCCGGGCGCGCCGTCGTCCGGTCGGCTCGTCGGCGTGGACGTCGCCCGAGCGCTCGCGCTGCTCGGGATGATGGCGGCCCACATCGGCGACGTGCCCGACACCGTCGACTGGTCCGACCCGACCAGCTGGGGTGCCGTGGTGCACGGCCGTTCGGCAGCGCTCTTCGCCGTCCTGGCCGGGGTCTCGATCGGTCTCGTCACGGGCCGGGAGGCGCCTCCCGGCCCACCGACGATCGGTCGGCTCCGCGCGCGCCTGGCGCTCCGGGCGGTCGTCGTGGTCGTCGTCGGTCTCCTGCTCATGACGCTCGGCACGCCGGTCTACGTGGTCCTGCCGACGTACGGAGCGCTCTTCCTCCTGGCGCTGCCCGTCCTCCGCTGGCGACCGTGGGCGCTGCTCGTGCTCGCTGCCGTCTGTGCGGTCGCGTCGGCCCCCGTCGTGATCGCGCTCCTGCCCGCCTACGCCGGCGCCGGCATGGTCGGGGTGCAGCTGGGACTCGTCTACCCGGTGGTCACCTTCGCCACGCACGTCCTGGTGGGGCTCGCCGTGGCACGGTCGTGGTCCGGCACGCGGCGGCAGGTCAGGCTCCTCGCATCGGCCGCCGTGGTCGCCGTCGTGGCCTACGTGGTCGGCAACACGGTGGCACCGGTGCCCGCGGACACGACGGGCGCCTTCCCCGGCGTCCCCTTCGTCCCCGCCGGTGCGGGCGTGGCACCGGCACTCGCGCAGGTCCTCCTCTCGCCGCGCGACCACTCGTCGTCGATCGTCGACGTGGTCGGTACGGCCGCGGTCGCCGTCGCCGTCATCGCGCTCTGCAGCCTCGTGTTCGACGGTCGCGGTCCGGCGCTCGCGCGGGTCGCGTTCCCGCTCGCGGCCGTCGGCTCGATGCCGCTCACCGTCTACGCGCTGCACCTCGTCGTCATCGCGGCGTGGCCGGAGGTACCGCACGGTGCGTCGACGTGGTGGGCGTTCACCGTCGGCGCCGTGCTGTTCGCGATGGCGTGGCGACGGTTCCTCGGCCGCGGACCGCTCGAGCGGGTGACCGGCGCGGTCGCGTCGGCGGTGCCCCTCCAGTCGCAGCGGGAGCCGGGCCGCGCCTGA